A genomic region of Desulfovibrio sp. contains the following coding sequences:
- a CDS encoding helix-turn-helix transcriptional regulator — MDSQCEFVEVCVTVPQAYANTFKKFALLLCSEQQDADVSGWVTQPPMSKATRPGRMLKGMRLRAGMTQLELAKKIQVPQTHISQYERNVRKVPVQKAKLLAVCLETSEDYFLS, encoded by the coding sequence ATGGATTCTCAGTGTGAATTTGTAGAGGTTTGTGTGACTGTGCCGCAGGCTTATGCAAACACATTTAAGAAGTTTGCTTTGTTGCTGTGTTCAGAACAACAAGATGCAGATGTAAGTGGGTGGGTTACACAGCCCCCCATGTCCAAGGCTACTCGTCCTGGACGGATGTTGAAAGGTATGCGTTTGCGTGCGGGAATGACGCAACTGGAACTTGCGAAAAAAATTCAGGTTCCTCAGACGCATATTTCTCAATATGAGAGAAATGTCAGGAAGGTACCAGTCCAAAAGGCAAAATTGCTGGCTGTTTGTTTGGAGACATCCGAAGATTACTTCTTGAGCTAA